In one Granulicella cerasi genomic region, the following are encoded:
- a CDS encoding LacI family DNA-binding transcriptional regulator, with product MKSKSETSSRKPISQKALAEYLKLSPSTVSLVMNDAPRAQLIPEATRRRILDAAAEFDYRPDFYARYLYSKRSYTVAVVLPSVGEQWAAAILAGVDRKLNEAGYLYFTANHHGDTKLIHDLPRRLLERAVEGFLFINTDVDSNVGKPAMMIGSQASGDGTPRLALNNRRGGELAFEHLYELGHRKIAVVKGHPWRNAAMDRFEGIQNAASRLGAKIRPELVRELRSGNSPQEPTAHEEGYACAKSLIDSGESFTALICFNDSTALGAMRAFQEQGRKIPDDISIVGFDDVESAAYVMPSLSTLRQPFMEMGEAAAAGLLDLIEGREAPPADRRLDPVLIQRESTRAPKR from the coding sequence ATGAAATCGAAGTCTGAAACATCGAGCCGCAAGCCCATTAGCCAGAAGGCGCTGGCGGAGTATCTGAAGTTGTCGCCCAGCACCGTCTCTCTGGTGATGAACGACGCGCCGCGTGCGCAACTCATCCCGGAGGCGACACGGCGACGGATTCTCGATGCGGCCGCTGAGTTCGACTATAGGCCAGACTTCTATGCGCGCTACCTCTACTCGAAGCGCAGTTACACGGTGGCGGTGGTCTTGCCCTCCGTCGGCGAGCAGTGGGCCGCCGCGATCCTCGCCGGTGTCGACCGCAAGCTGAATGAGGCTGGGTATCTTTATTTCACGGCGAACCATCATGGCGACACCAAGCTGATTCACGATCTGCCGCGCCGTCTGCTGGAGCGCGCGGTCGAAGGCTTCCTCTTCATCAACACCGATGTGGACAGCAACGTAGGCAAGCCCGCGATGATGATCGGCAGCCAGGCGAGCGGTGACGGAACGCCACGTCTTGCTCTGAACAACCGCCGAGGCGGTGAGCTGGCCTTTGAACATCTTTACGAACTTGGACATCGCAAGATCGCCGTCGTGAAGGGACACCCCTGGCGCAATGCAGCGATGGATCGCTTCGAGGGCATCCAGAACGCGGCCTCGCGGCTTGGTGCGAAGATTCGCCCGGAACTGGTCCGCGAGCTTCGCAGCGGAAACTCTCCGCAAGAGCCGACAGCGCATGAAGAAGGCTATGCGTGTGCGAAATCGCTCATCGATTCAGGCGAAAGCTTCACGGCCTTGATCTGCTTCAACGACTCCACCGCGTTGGGTGCGATGCGAGCGTTTCAGGAGCAGGGCCGCAAGATCCCGGACGATATCTCCATCGTTGGCTTCGATGATGTGGAGAGCGCGGCGTACGTTATGCCGAGCCTGTCCACGCTTCGTCAGCCCTTCATGGAGATGGGCGAAGCTGCGGCAGCGGGTCTGCTCGACCTCATCGAGGGCCGCGAGGCACCGCCAGCCGATCGCCGGCTCGATCCTGTGCTGATCCAGCGTGAATCGACGCGTGCGCCGAAGCGCTAA
- the uvrA gene encoding excinuclease ABC subunit UvrA produces MNDQITIRGARTHNLKGIDVDIPHGKLTVVSGVSGSGKSSLAFDTVYAEGQRRYVESLSAYARQFLERIEKPDVDHMDGLAPAIAIKQKNQTRNPRSTVATATEIYDYLRLLYARCGTVTCLHCGGVVRHDTVDEIVTRVLSQPEGTRVYALFPTMRREIKLESMTEAVSEETAKPAKKVAAKKVSAKAAKASIEAASDALKARLGELRGRGYNRLWQDDGAAGKIVEFSTPESLLELDFSEPIFVLADRLALSADVRSRLVDAIETGYREAGEILFRTVPREEHEAAVEQRFSAAFECENCHRAYREPEPRLFSFNNPFGACPRCQGFGNTIDFDPGLIIPDRSKSLDDGAIDPWTKPKYRSPWHAEMKRAAKSEGIPTNVPWFDLTEAQQEFIWEGRGTWVGIRGFFNELERKKYKLHVRVFLSRYRGYATCPDCRGQRLRAEARAVLLNGRNICETCALTITDARSFLNGLELSPAQAEVAGKVLEEVRQRVGFLLEVGLEYLTLDRLSATLSGGESQRIQLATSLGSRLVGALYVLDEPSIGLHTRDTAKLIRIMKELRDLGNTILVVEHDPDVIRAADRLLDLGPGAGELGGKLLAAGTIDEVKENPNSLTGRYLSGRSQIVVPKHRREPGREKLVLKGARIHNLKGVDVTIPLGLLCCVTGVSGSGKSTMVHQVLYKALMQSLGQSEGSDPAHLYRELSGAQHLNDVVLVDQSPIGRTPRSNPVTYIKAFDPIRELFSSQPDAKRRGLTAGSFSFNIPGGRCDTCEGDGTVTVEMQFLADVELPCEECNGTRYKTQVLEVKYKGRSIHEVLGMTVREALVYFAGHSKIVDRLAVLDEVGLGYVRLGQSATTLSGGEAQRVKLAMHLAQARSGSSGGAGGVRGEAKRAASRVLYILDEPTTGLHFEDVAKLLAAFNKLIDGGGSLLVIEHNLDVIKCADWIIDMGPEGGSGGGQVVAVGTPEEIAATTASHTGHWLAPVLEGKV; encoded by the coding sequence ATGAACGACCAGATCACAATTCGCGGCGCGCGCACTCATAACCTCAAGGGCATTGATGTCGACATCCCTCACGGCAAGCTGACCGTCGTGAGCGGCGTGTCTGGCTCGGGCAAGAGTTCGCTCGCGTTCGATACGGTCTATGCCGAGGGGCAACGTCGATACGTGGAGTCGCTCTCCGCGTATGCGCGGCAGTTTCTTGAGCGCATCGAAAAGCCGGACGTCGACCACATGGACGGACTCGCGCCCGCGATTGCGATCAAGCAGAAGAACCAAACGCGTAATCCTCGTTCGACCGTTGCGACCGCCACGGAGATCTACGATTACCTCCGCCTGCTCTATGCCCGCTGCGGCACGGTAACGTGTCTGCATTGCGGCGGCGTGGTGCGTCACGACACGGTCGATGAAATCGTTACACGCGTGCTCTCGCAGCCTGAAGGAACCCGCGTCTACGCGCTGTTCCCCACGATGCGCCGCGAGATCAAGCTGGAGTCGATGACGGAAGCCGTCAGTGAAGAAACGGCCAAGCCTGCGAAGAAAGTCGCGGCAAAGAAGGTCTCCGCAAAGGCCGCAAAGGCCTCCATCGAAGCGGCGAGCGATGCGCTGAAAGCACGGCTTGGAGAGCTTCGCGGTCGTGGCTACAACCGCCTTTGGCAGGACGATGGAGCTGCCGGGAAGATCGTCGAATTTTCGACACCCGAATCGCTGCTTGAACTCGATTTTTCCGAGCCGATCTTCGTTCTCGCAGATCGCCTTGCTCTGTCGGCTGACGTGCGATCGCGTCTTGTCGATGCGATCGAGACGGGCTACCGCGAGGCTGGCGAGATCCTCTTCCGCACCGTCCCTCGTGAAGAACATGAAGCCGCTGTCGAGCAGCGATTCTCCGCAGCGTTTGAATGTGAGAACTGCCACCGCGCGTATCGCGAGCCGGAGCCACGGCTCTTCTCCTTCAACAATCCGTTCGGCGCATGTCCCCGTTGCCAGGGCTTCGGCAACACGATTGACTTCGACCCCGGGTTGATCATCCCCGACCGCTCCAAGTCGCTCGATGATGGTGCGATCGATCCGTGGACGAAGCCGAAGTACCGCTCGCCGTGGCATGCCGAAATGAAGCGTGCGGCGAAGTCTGAGGGCATCCCGACGAATGTGCCTTGGTTCGATCTCACCGAAGCGCAGCAGGAGTTCATCTGGGAAGGACGCGGCACATGGGTAGGCATTCGCGGCTTCTTCAACGAACTCGAGCGCAAGAAGTACAAGCTGCATGTCCGCGTGTTTCTTTCACGCTATCGCGGCTATGCGACCTGTCCCGATTGCCGCGGTCAGCGTCTGCGCGCTGAGGCCCGTGCGGTGCTGTTGAATGGCAGAAACATCTGCGAGACCTGTGCGCTGACGATCACCGATGCGCGCAGTTTCCTCAACGGCCTTGAGCTCTCGCCTGCGCAGGCGGAGGTCGCCGGCAAGGTGCTTGAAGAGGTCCGCCAGCGTGTCGGCTTTCTGCTCGAAGTGGGCCTGGAGTACCTGACGCTTGATCGTCTGAGCGCAACGTTGAGCGGCGGCGAATCACAGCGTATTCAGTTGGCAACCTCGCTGGGTTCGCGTCTTGTAGGCGCGCTCTATGTGCTCGATGAGCCGTCGATCGGTCTGCATACACGCGACACCGCGAAGCTGATTCGCATCATGAAAGAGCTGCGCGACCTCGGCAATACGATCCTCGTCGTAGAGCATGATCCCGATGTCATTCGAGCAGCTGACCGCCTGCTCGATCTTGGACCGGGCGCGGGCGAACTCGGTGGCAAGCTGCTTGCCGCGGGCACAATCGACGAGGTGAAGGAGAACCCGAACTCCCTCACCGGGCGCTATCTGAGCGGGCGCTCGCAGATCGTTGTGCCGAAGCATCGTCGCGAACCGGGCCGCGAGAAGCTGGTGCTGAAGGGCGCTCGCATTCATAACCTCAAGGGCGTGGATGTAACGATTCCGCTCGGCCTGCTCTGCTGCGTCACCGGTGTCAGTGGCTCGGGCAAGTCAACGATGGTGCATCAGGTGCTCTACAAGGCGCTGATGCAGTCGCTCGGTCAGAGCGAAGGCTCCGATCCGGCTCATCTCTATCGAGAGCTTTCTGGCGCGCAACACCTCAACGATGTCGTGCTCGTTGATCAATCGCCGATCGGTCGCACGCCGCGCTCGAACCCTGTCACCTACATCAAAGCATTCGACCCGATCCGCGAGCTGTTCTCGTCGCAGCCGGATGCGAAACGCCGCGGACTCACTGCGGGTTCGTTCTCGTTCAACATCCCCGGCGGGCGCTGCGACACCTGCGAAGGCGATGGCACAGTCACGGTCGAGATGCAGTTCCTCGCCGACGTCGAGTTGCCGTGCGAGGAATGCAACGGCACGCGCTACAAGACGCAGGTGCTCGAAGTGAAGTACAAGGGCCGCAGCATCCACGAGGTGCTTGGCATGACGGTGCGTGAAGCGCTCGTGTACTTCGCGGGACATTCGAAGATCGTGGATCGTCTGGCCGTGCTGGATGAAGTGGGCCTCGGCTATGTCCGTCTCGGCCAAAGCGCGACGACGCTTTCAGGCGGCGAAGCGCAGCGCGTCAAGCTCGCCATGCATCTCGCACAGGCACGCAGCGGATCTTCCGGCGGAGCGGGCGGCGTACGCGGCGAGGCGAAGCGTGCAGCGAGTCGCGTGCTGTACATCCTCGACGAGCCAACCACCGGTCTCCACTTCGAAGACGTGGCCAAGCTACTGGCTGCGTTCAATAAGCTGATCGATGGCGGCGGCTCTCTGCTCGTGATCGAACATAACCTCGACGTGATCAAGTGCGCGGACTGGATCATCGACATGGGTCCCGAGGGTGGTTCTGGCGGAGGGCAAGTGGTCGCCGTCGGAACGCCCGAAGAGATCGCCGCAACGACGGCATCGCATACCGGCCACTGGCTCGCTCCGGTGCTCGAAGGCAAGGTTTAG
- a CDS encoding M48 family metalloprotease — protein MAVTPLPTASAELIATFEREFRELRPRTPVPPIEIKFRRFTSLNTTIRLREGKLHVRLSDLLIYAPESVLTSIAHILLAKLYRKPISAAASDRYRRYTQSDAVSRQAEHIRQTRGRKRITTSKGHVWDLDEVFETINRQFFHGLLGRPTLTWSEHAARRMLGHYDAAHNTIMISRIFDRPGTPRYAIEYLLYHEMLHLKHPVSVRAGRRCVHSREFQADERLFPELDLAREYLKRL, from the coding sequence GTGGCTGTGACACCTTTGCCGACTGCGTCGGCTGAATTGATCGCAACGTTTGAGCGTGAGTTCCGCGAGCTTCGTCCGCGCACGCCAGTGCCGCCGATCGAGATCAAATTTCGTCGCTTCACCAGCCTTAACACCACGATCCGCCTGCGTGAGGGCAAGCTGCATGTGCGGCTTTCTGACCTCCTGATCTATGCGCCGGAGAGTGTACTGACGTCGATCGCGCACATCCTGCTCGCAAAGCTCTACCGTAAGCCGATTTCTGCGGCTGCGTCAGACCGCTATCGTCGCTACACGCAATCGGACGCGGTCTCCAGGCAAGCGGAACACATTCGCCAGACGCGTGGGCGCAAGCGCATCACCACTTCCAAAGGTCATGTTTGGGACCTCGATGAAGTCTTCGAGACGATCAACCGACAGTTCTTTCATGGCCTGCTCGGGCGCCCCACGCTGACGTGGAGTGAACATGCCGCGCGCCGCATGTTGGGACACTATGACGCGGCGCACAACACGATCATGATCAGCCGCATCTTCGATCGTCCTGGCACGCCGCGTTACGCGATCGAATACCTGCTGTATCACGAGATGCTGCACCTCAAGCATCCGGTGAGCGTGCGGGCTGGACGGCGTTGCGTGCACTCGCGCGAGTTCCAGGCCGATGAGCGACTCTTCCCCGAACTCGATCTGGCGCGAGAGTATCTGAAGCGCCTCTGA
- a CDS encoding tetratricopeptide repeat protein: MRTMKTIALAAALLAAPCSFAQAQTASMKDAEAALEKGDFATAETLLLPLSQQQPANAQVLYDLGFAQERNGKDDAAANSYAAAAKADAKMAEPRIALGLLQARSGQSIAAHASLAAAADIPTAPPKLRAKAYRALAQLDAEDHPADASDELLKAIDLDGEHPADLQLTGELAERSGDLPHAEQSYVKALAANPESIDARVGLAHAMKQQGRSSEAEDVLRTGLKSQPDDLRLITQLASVLLAEDKAAEAIPLLEQLRAANPQAAQDATLANMLAHLYDASDQPAKAEALYRSQLAQHPSDPILLDALGSSLVRQAKFAEAESLLAKAASERAAFHDDKLWAEAATHLAFAASRNNHPQLTLQALAARGTILPDTASTLFLSATANDSLHKRDDAVRLYKAFLAVANGKYPTEEFQARHRLVALQHER, from the coding sequence ATGCGAACGATGAAGACCATCGCGCTAGCCGCCGCGTTGCTCGCAGCGCCCTGCTCGTTTGCTCAAGCGCAAACGGCATCGATGAAAGACGCGGAAGCTGCGCTCGAGAAGGGCGACTTTGCCACTGCCGAGACTCTGCTCCTTCCGCTCTCGCAGCAACAACCCGCAAACGCGCAGGTGCTTTACGATCTCGGCTTCGCGCAGGAGCGTAACGGCAAAGACGACGCTGCAGCAAACTCCTATGCGGCAGCAGCGAAAGCTGACGCGAAGATGGCTGAGCCTCGCATCGCTCTGGGACTGCTGCAAGCTCGTAGCGGTCAGAGCATCGCAGCTCATGCATCGCTCGCAGCTGCAGCGGACATACCGACAGCGCCGCCGAAGCTGCGTGCAAAGGCCTATCGCGCGCTGGCGCAACTTGATGCTGAAGATCACCCTGCAGACGCAAGCGATGAGTTGTTGAAGGCCATCGACCTCGACGGCGAGCACCCCGCCGACCTGCAACTCACAGGAGAACTCGCGGAGCGCAGTGGTGATTTGCCACATGCGGAGCAGTCCTACGTGAAGGCCCTGGCGGCAAATCCCGAAAGCATCGATGCGCGAGTGGGTCTCGCTCATGCGATGAAGCAGCAGGGTCGAAGCAGCGAAGCTGAAGATGTTCTTCGCACCGGCCTGAAGTCACAGCCCGATGATCTTCGCTTGATCACACAGCTTGCATCGGTGTTGCTTGCTGAAGATAAAGCCGCCGAGGCCATTCCGCTGCTGGAGCAACTGCGTGCGGCGAACCCGCAAGCTGCGCAAGATGCCACACTGGCGAACATGCTTGCACATCTCTACGACGCCAGCGATCAGCCCGCGAAAGCTGAGGCGTTGTATCGCAGTCAGCTGGCGCAGCATCCGAGTGATCCTATTCTGCTCGATGCGCTGGGATCGAGCCTCGTGCGCCAGGCGAAGTTCGCTGAAGCAGAAAGTCTGCTGGCGAAAGCCGCCAGCGAGCGCGCGGCTTTTCACGACGACAAGCTGTGGGCCGAGGCGGCGACGCATCTCGCGTTTGCGGCTTCGCGCAACAACCATCCCCAGCTCACACTGCAGGCTCTGGCAGCGCGCGGCACCATTCTGCCGGACACGGCGTCCACGTTGTTCCTCTCCGCGACTGCCAACGATTCTCTACACAAGCGGGATGATGCGGTGAGGCTTTATAAGGCGTTTCTTGCGGTGGCGAACGGCAAGTATCCGACTGAAGAATTTCAGGCGCGTCATCGTCTCGTCGCGCTGCAGCACGAACGCTAG
- a CDS encoding MFS transporter: protein MFFRCGKLDNVQQPSLRKSQHETSPHRALIPTTALIFAGYAVIGLEAAALPVFVHQRLGLSVQWAGIAVSAQFVATLLNRPFAGATVDRLRPQRAMFGGLLLCLVSSALLAVAGLLRGHPLAVYGVILISRLILGFAMSWVPVAGTVWGIARVGPSHTAQVVAWSGVASYGSLALGSPLGLMLAQRYGLLALGLVSGIVVAVAALLSMRVEAAPQTQGARLRFAAVFGRVFPFGGMLALAASGFGCFLSLITIVFTSRHWAHPGLPLTVYGICFVAMRLFASPLSKNVGPIRTATASLTLQIVGLLLLSQAGSPLPGLIAAGLIGSGFSLVFPALCVLAIQSVDPANQASAVSVFTAFIELSLAITTAVSGWMLERIGFSRTFECAAALALASLLALLFVRRDENAPSFQ, encoded by the coding sequence ATGTTTTTCCGCTGCGGTAAGCTCGACAACGTGCAACAGCCTTCCCTACGCAAGTCTCAACACGAAACTTCGCCCCACCGCGCACTGATCCCGACCACGGCGCTGATCTTCGCCGGATATGCAGTGATCGGCCTGGAGGCCGCAGCATTGCCCGTTTTCGTGCACCAGCGTTTGGGGTTGAGTGTTCAGTGGGCGGGCATCGCGGTGAGCGCGCAGTTTGTGGCGACGCTGCTCAATCGCCCGTTCGCCGGCGCAACGGTTGACCGCCTTAGACCGCAGCGAGCCATGTTCGGCGGCCTGCTGCTCTGCCTCGTCAGTTCCGCGTTACTCGCTGTAGCTGGCTTACTGCGTGGGCACCCTCTTGCCGTCTACGGAGTCATCCTCATCAGCCGATTGATCCTCGGCTTCGCGATGAGCTGGGTGCCGGTAGCCGGAACAGTCTGGGGCATCGCTCGCGTCGGCCCGTCGCACACCGCACAAGTCGTCGCCTGGAGCGGCGTCGCGTCCTACGGTTCGCTCGCTCTCGGCTCACCGCTGGGACTGATGCTGGCGCAGCGATACGGCCTGCTGGCGCTGGGTCTCGTCTCAGGGATTGTTGTCGCGGTCGCGGCACTGCTTTCTATGCGCGTCGAGGCCGCACCGCAGACACAGGGAGCGCGTCTCCGCTTCGCCGCTGTCTTTGGCCGCGTCTTCCCCTTCGGCGGAATGCTGGCGCTCGCCGCTTCCGGCTTCGGCTGCTTCCTTTCGCTGATCACCATCGTGTTCACCTCGCGGCACTGGGCTCATCCGGGACTGCCACTCACGGTCTACGGCATCTGCTTTGTTGCCATGCGACTCTTCGCGTCGCCACTCTCGAAGAACGTCGGCCCTATCCGCACAGCGACTGCCTCGCTCACACTGCAGATCGTTGGTCTGCTACTGCTTTCGCAGGCAGGATCGCCGCTTCCGGGTCTGATCGCTGCGGGCCTCATCGGCTCGGGATTCTCGCTGGTCTTCCCTGCGCTTTGCGTGCTCGCGATACAGTCCGTCGATCCGGCGAACCAGGCTTCTGCCGTGAGCGTCTTCACCGCGTTCATCGAACTCTCTTTGGCGATCACAACGGCGGTCTCCGGCTGGATGCTCGAGCGGATCGGATTTTCGCGCACCTTCGAGTGCGCCGCTGCACTCGCGCTGGCTTCGCTGCTCGCGCTATTGTTCGTCAGACGCGATGAAAACGCCCCGAGTTTTCAGTAG
- a CDS encoding NHL repeat-containing protein, producing the protein MSGILHGGPNPVIGATMTLYTTGSDYGASATVISTTTTDSNGFFNFALPSTSAACPSGKFAYVTAYSGSTGSGSSNPNSLLMVPVGSCDANYTTVASTDANNVTTYVNTYNGPGLWIDELTTAMSAYALSGFMSVTGGTVNIGAPANNTATASTTTASAAGLSHAFANALNLFNNSTGQPYANYANRSAGGVIPDAEIYLLGNILQACVNSNGVTGTNTATANDGSPCGKLFSMTTPPSTGAATPTNTLAAMLNLVHFPNPSVNTWNSTCTAAASGTTTATNCLFNLAAASGAYVGALTSAPPDWTLAVVYPQGYGVGTGCASGSTCGGINYAYHVATDYADNVYVLNTDSSTPTFTNIDGFAFDGTPLFATANDSTHSQIRQISTDTIGHVMGTNATTKTAATNFLMVYGTGLNSTTAGALVASVSTATDTPVNTAVDPYNNVFFVSNASGGSLRRAAYSGSPSAPTYTVSALTPGVTPGGSLQIGFDSNLGIYVQESTSGSSFKIDYAVNTGTFAAPAYTSAFVSTTVTAAAAAASSFGLVVDSSNNAYAAATNGWYKVTKANSGSSTSLSAGSTIAIPVANSALSTIYTRFLSTDGLGYIYGPDNANGGYASGVSVYDAADGLALGTYKGCYVVSKVCGTTASTTPIYSPRGVAIDSSGDLWVVAGASHDLTEMIGAAAPTWPALSMVKTGRPQ; encoded by the coding sequence ATGAGCGGCATTCTTCACGGCGGACCGAACCCGGTCATCGGCGCCACCATGACGCTGTACACCACGGGCAGCGACTACGGCGCGTCCGCTACGGTGATCTCAACAACGACGACCGACTCCAACGGCTTCTTCAATTTCGCGCTCCCCTCCACGAGCGCAGCCTGCCCCAGCGGCAAGTTCGCTTACGTGACGGCCTACAGCGGTTCGACCGGCTCGGGCAGCTCGAACCCGAACTCGCTGCTGATGGTTCCCGTCGGAAGCTGCGATGCGAATTACACGACCGTTGCCAGCACGGACGCCAACAACGTGACGACCTACGTCAACACCTACAACGGCCCTGGCCTCTGGATCGATGAGCTGACGACCGCCATGTCTGCCTATGCGCTGAGTGGATTCATGTCCGTCACAGGGGGCACGGTCAACATCGGTGCTCCTGCCAACAATACGGCGACAGCATCGACCACGACGGCATCGGCTGCAGGCCTGTCTCACGCCTTCGCCAATGCGCTGAACCTGTTCAACAACTCGACCGGCCAGCCGTACGCAAACTACGCCAACCGCTCCGCTGGTGGAGTGATCCCTGACGCGGAAATCTATCTCCTCGGCAACATCCTGCAGGCCTGCGTCAACTCCAACGGCGTGACCGGCACAAACACCGCCACCGCGAATGATGGCTCCCCCTGCGGAAAGCTCTTCAGCATGACCACGCCTCCGTCCACAGGTGCGGCAACGCCGACCAACACGCTCGCTGCGATGCTGAATCTTGTTCACTTCCCGAACCCGTCCGTGAACACCTGGAACAGCACCTGCACCGCTGCGGCGTCCGGCACGACGACGGCAACGAACTGCCTCTTCAACCTCGCGGCCGCTTCGGGCGCCTACGTGGGCGCGCTCACATCCGCTCCGCCGGACTGGACGCTTGCGGTGGTCTATCCGCAGGGCTATGGAGTGGGTACGGGATGCGCTTCGGGCTCTACCTGCGGTGGCATCAACTACGCCTACCATGTGGCGACGGACTACGCCGACAACGTCTATGTGCTCAACACAGACTCCAGCACGCCGACCTTCACCAATATCGACGGCTTCGCCTTCGACGGCACGCCGCTCTTTGCGACCGCGAACGATTCCACACACAGCCAGATTCGCCAGATCTCGACGGACACCATCGGTCACGTGATGGGCACGAACGCCACCACGAAGACGGCCGCAACAAACTTTCTGATGGTGTACGGCACAGGCCTGAACAGCACGACAGCCGGCGCGCTCGTGGCGTCGGTCTCGACGGCCACCGACACCCCGGTCAATACGGCGGTCGATCCGTACAACAACGTATTCTTTGTCTCGAACGCTTCGGGTGGCAGCTTGCGTCGTGCGGCCTACAGCGGATCCCCGTCAGCGCCCACATACACCGTCTCCGCTCTCACACCGGGCGTCACTCCGGGTGGATCATTGCAGATCGGTTTCGACTCCAACCTCGGCATCTATGTGCAGGAGTCGACCTCTGGCAGCAGTTTCAAGATCGACTACGCAGTGAACACAGGCACCTTCGCAGCGCCTGCCTATACCAGCGCCTTCGTAAGCACGACGGTGACGGCAGCCGCTGCGGCAGCCAGCAGCTTTGGACTGGTGGTCGACAGCAGCAACAACGCCTACGCCGCCGCCACGAACGGCTGGTACAAGGTGACGAAGGCAAACAGCGGCAGCTCCACATCGCTCAGCGCTGGATCGACGATCGCCATCCCTGTCGCCAACTCCGCGCTCAGCACGATCTACACGCGCTTCCTGTCGACGGACGGCCTCGGCTATATCTATGGCCCGGACAACGCCAATGGCGGCTACGCCAGCGGCGTCTCGGTCTACGATGCAGCGGACGGACTTGCACTCGGCACCTACAAAGGCTGCTATGTCGTGAGCAAGGTTTGCGGTACGACGGCGAGCACCACACCGATCTACTCTCCGCGTGGTGTCGCCATCGACAGCTCAGGCGATCTCTGGGTCGTCGCGGGTGCGAGCCATGATCTCACCGAGATGATCGGCGCAGCCGCACCAACGTGGCCGGCGCTCTCCATGGTGAAGACCGGTCGCCCGCAGTAA